The stretch of DNA CGTGCTTTTTGTTTGGCGTTTTTTTTATCTTAAAAATGCCATTTTTTATTTCGTAATTTTTGGATAAAAAAAAGTAAAAAATATTTTTTTTCAAAAATCAAACTGAATACGTGTGTTTCTGTGACGATTCGACACAACCCACTAATATACAAAGCTTTGGCACGGCACATTTGATTTTAAAAAAAACTGTGATTTGTGTGTTTTTATTCGCTTCCTGTGATGATTCAAGCAAATCAACCAAATTCTATGACCAAAACTAAATTCCAAGCAATATGAAATTATTAGAAGCCTTATATTTTGCCTATGAGATCAAAAGCAGAGAATGTCGAGAGAAAACAGTACTTGACTATGGAAGCTATCTTAATCGTTTTGCTAAGTACTGGGTCGGATTGGGTAAGGATAATAGCCTACTCAAAGACTTCAGCAAACAAGATGCGATTACTTACCTAGATTATGTCTTCACGGTCAAGAAAATATCGGCAGTAACAAGAAACAACCACTTTAGGAAGCTAAGAGCCTTGTTCTATGTCTTGGTAGAGCGTGACTTTATCACAAAAAATCCATTTACAGGGGTCAAAAAATTGCGAACAGAAAAGAAAAAACGCCGTACCTTTTCTCCTGTTGAGCGCTCTATTATCTGCAACTATCTAAAAGAAGCTAATGAGGGGCTATTATTAGCCGTTTCTTTGTGTTATTACTGCGCTTTGAGGAATGCAGAGCTAAGACGACTAAAGATTGAAGATATTAGCTTAGAAAAAGGAA from Aureispira anguillae encodes:
- a CDS encoding tyrosine-type recombinase/integrase — its product is MKLLEALYFAYEIKSRECREKTVLDYGSYLNRFAKYWVGLGKDNSLLKDFSKQDAITYLDYVFTVKKISAVTRNNHFRKLRALFYVLVERDFITKNPFTGVKKLRTEKKKRRTFSPVERSIICNYLKEANEGLLLAVSLCYYCALRNAELRRLKIEDISLEKGIITLDGARTKNKNLANITIPNHLIEFLRKIRINRYPANYFVFGPKLTPSIKQTGKNCITSTHRKVMDTLTQCNILTDSENKTFYSWKDTAARDMIEEGISAPALMKHFRHSSLETTQRYLESFGVKNERIKEIRTNLF